In Castor canadensis chromosome 11, mCasCan1.hap1v2, whole genome shotgun sequence, a single genomic region encodes these proteins:
- the Atxn7l3 gene encoding ataxin-7-like protein 3 isoform X4: MKMEEMSLSGLDNSKLEAIAQEIYADLVEDSCLGFCFEVHRAVKCGYFFLDDTDPDSMKDFEIVDQPGLDIFGQVFNQWKSKECVCPNCSRSIAASRFAPHLEKCLGMGRNSSRIANRRIANSNNMNKSESDQEDNDDINDNDWSYGSEKKAKKRKSDKNPNSPRRSKSLKHKNGELSNSDPFKYSNSTGISYETLGPEELRSLLTTQCGVISEHTKKMCTRSLRCPQHTDEQRRTVRIYFLGPSAVLPEVESSLDNDSFDMTDSQALISRLQWDGSSDLSPSDSGSSKTSENQGWGLGSNSSESRKTKKKKSHLSLVGTASSLGSNKKKKPKPPAPPTPSIYDDIN; the protein is encoded by the exons atgaaaatggagGAAATGTCTTTGTCTGGCCTGGATAACAGCAAACTAGAG GCCATCGCTCAGGAGATATACGCAGACCTGGTCGAGGATTCTTGTTTGGGATTCTGCTTTGAGGTACATCGGGCGGTCAAGTGTGGCTACTTCTTCCTGGACGACACAGACCCTGATAGCATGAAGGATTTTG AGATCGTGGACCAGCCTGGGCTGGACATCTTTGGACAGGTTTTCAACCAGTGGAAGAGCAAGGAGTGTGTTTGCCCCAATTGCAGCCGCAGCATTGCCGCCTCCCGCTTTGCTCCCCATCTGGAGAAGTGCCTAGGAATGGGTCGGAATAGCAGCCGAATCGCCAACCGCCG GATTGCCAATAGCAACAATATGAACAAATCTGAGAGTGACCAAGAGGACAATGATGACATCAATGACAACGACTGGTCCTATGGCTCAGAGAAGAAAG CCAAGAAGAGAAAATCAGACAAG AACCCCAATTCCCCTCGAAGATCCAAgtctttaaaacacaaaaatg ggGAACTTAGCAATTCGGATCCTTTTAAG TATAGCAACTCAACTGGGATCAGCTATGAGACCCTGGGGCCGGAGGAGCTTCGTAGCCTGCTCACTACG CAATGTGGGGTGATTTCTGAACACACCAAGAAGATGTGCACAAG GTCCCTGCGCTGCCCCCAGCACACTGATGAGCAGAGGCGAACTGTGCGGATTTATTTCCTTGGGCCCTCAGC AGTCCTTCCGGAGGTCGAGAGCTCCCTGGATAATGACAGTTTTGACATGACTGACAGCCAGGCCCTGATCAGCCGGCTTCAGTGGGATGGCTCCTCTGATCTCTCACCTTCTGATTCAGGCTCCTCGAAGACGAGTGAAAATCAGGGATGGGGTCTAG GTTCCAACAGCTCTGAGTCACggaaaaccaagaaaaagaaatcccatCTGAGCCTGGTAGGGACTGCCTCCAGCCTGGGctccaacaaaaagaagaagcCAAAGCCACCGGCTCCCCCAACGCCCAGCATCTATGATGACATCAACTGA
- the Atxn7l3 gene encoding ataxin-7-like protein 3 isoform X3 — protein MKMEEMSLSGLDNSKLEAIAQEIYADLVEDSCLGFCFEVHRAVKCGYFFLDDTDPDSMKDFEIVDQPGLDIFGQVFNQWKSKECVCPNCSRSIAASRFAPHLEKCLGMGRNSSRIANRRIANSNNMNKSESDQEDNDDINDNDWSYGSEKKAKKRKSDKLWYLPFQNPNSPRRSKSLKHKNGELSNSDPFKYSNSTGISYETLGPEELRSLLTTQCGVISEHTKKMCTRSLRCPQHTDEQRRTVRIYFLGPSAVLPEVESSLDNDSFDMTDSQALISRLQWDGSSDLSPSDSGSSKTSENQGWGLGSNSSESRKTKKKKSHLSLVGTASSLGSNKKKKPKPPAPPTPSIYDDIN, from the exons atgaaaatggagGAAATGTCTTTGTCTGGCCTGGATAACAGCAAACTAGAG GCCATCGCTCAGGAGATATACGCAGACCTGGTCGAGGATTCTTGTTTGGGATTCTGCTTTGAGGTACATCGGGCGGTCAAGTGTGGCTACTTCTTCCTGGACGACACAGACCCTGATAGCATGAAGGATTTTG AGATCGTGGACCAGCCTGGGCTGGACATCTTTGGACAGGTTTTCAACCAGTGGAAGAGCAAGGAGTGTGTTTGCCCCAATTGCAGCCGCAGCATTGCCGCCTCCCGCTTTGCTCCCCATCTGGAGAAGTGCCTAGGAATGGGTCGGAATAGCAGCCGAATCGCCAACCGCCG GATTGCCAATAGCAACAATATGAACAAATCTGAGAGTGACCAAGAGGACAATGATGACATCAATGACAACGACTGGTCCTATGGCTCAGAGAAGAAAG CCAAGAAGAGAAAATCAGACAAG CTATGGTATCTCCCATTCCAGAACCCCAATTCCCCTCGAAGATCCAAgtctttaaaacacaaaaatg ggGAACTTAGCAATTCGGATCCTTTTAAG TATAGCAACTCAACTGGGATCAGCTATGAGACCCTGGGGCCGGAGGAGCTTCGTAGCCTGCTCACTACG CAATGTGGGGTGATTTCTGAACACACCAAGAAGATGTGCACAAG GTCCCTGCGCTGCCCCCAGCACACTGATGAGCAGAGGCGAACTGTGCGGATTTATTTCCTTGGGCCCTCAGC AGTCCTTCCGGAGGTCGAGAGCTCCCTGGATAATGACAGTTTTGACATGACTGACAGCCAGGCCCTGATCAGCCGGCTTCAGTGGGATGGCTCCTCTGATCTCTCACCTTCTGATTCAGGCTCCTCGAAGACGAGTGAAAATCAGGGATGGGGTCTAG GTTCCAACAGCTCTGAGTCACggaaaaccaagaaaaagaaatcccatCTGAGCCTGGTAGGGACTGCCTCCAGCCTGGGctccaacaaaaagaagaagcCAAAGCCACCGGCTCCCCCAACGCCCAGCATCTATGATGACATCAACTGA
- the Atxn7l3 gene encoding ataxin-7-like protein 3 isoform X2, with amino-acid sequence MKMEEMSLSGLDNSKLEAIAQEIYADLVEDSCLGFCFEVHRAVKCGYFFLDDTDPDSMKDFEIVDQPGLDIFGQVFNQWKSKECVCPNCSRSIAASRFAPHLEKCLGMGRNSSRIANRRIANSNNMNKSESDQEDNDDINDNDWSYGSEKKAKKRKSDKNPNSPRRSKSLKHKNGFSVCTSASNTLPLLFSSSGELSNSDPFKYSNSTGISYETLGPEELRSLLTTQCGVISEHTKKMCTRSLRCPQHTDEQRRTVRIYFLGPSAVLPEVESSLDNDSFDMTDSQALISRLQWDGSSDLSPSDSGSSKTSENQGWGLGSNSSESRKTKKKKSHLSLVGTASSLGSNKKKKPKPPAPPTPSIYDDIN; translated from the exons atgaaaatggagGAAATGTCTTTGTCTGGCCTGGATAACAGCAAACTAGAG GCCATCGCTCAGGAGATATACGCAGACCTGGTCGAGGATTCTTGTTTGGGATTCTGCTTTGAGGTACATCGGGCGGTCAAGTGTGGCTACTTCTTCCTGGACGACACAGACCCTGATAGCATGAAGGATTTTG AGATCGTGGACCAGCCTGGGCTGGACATCTTTGGACAGGTTTTCAACCAGTGGAAGAGCAAGGAGTGTGTTTGCCCCAATTGCAGCCGCAGCATTGCCGCCTCCCGCTTTGCTCCCCATCTGGAGAAGTGCCTAGGAATGGGTCGGAATAGCAGCCGAATCGCCAACCGCCG GATTGCCAATAGCAACAATATGAACAAATCTGAGAGTGACCAAGAGGACAATGATGACATCAATGACAACGACTGGTCCTATGGCTCAGAGAAGAAAG CCAAGAAGAGAAAATCAGACAAG AACCCCAATTCCCCTCGAAGATCCAAgtctttaaaacacaaaaatg GGTTCTCTGTCTGTACCTCTGCATCAAACacccttccccttcttttttcttcttcagggGAACTTAGCAATTCGGATCCTTTTAAG TATAGCAACTCAACTGGGATCAGCTATGAGACCCTGGGGCCGGAGGAGCTTCGTAGCCTGCTCACTACG CAATGTGGGGTGATTTCTGAACACACCAAGAAGATGTGCACAAG GTCCCTGCGCTGCCCCCAGCACACTGATGAGCAGAGGCGAACTGTGCGGATTTATTTCCTTGGGCCCTCAGC AGTCCTTCCGGAGGTCGAGAGCTCCCTGGATAATGACAGTTTTGACATGACTGACAGCCAGGCCCTGATCAGCCGGCTTCAGTGGGATGGCTCCTCTGATCTCTCACCTTCTGATTCAGGCTCCTCGAAGACGAGTGAAAATCAGGGATGGGGTCTAG GTTCCAACAGCTCTGAGTCACggaaaaccaagaaaaagaaatcccatCTGAGCCTGGTAGGGACTGCCTCCAGCCTGGGctccaacaaaaagaagaagcCAAAGCCACCGGCTCCCCCAACGCCCAGCATCTATGATGACATCAACTGA
- the Atxn7l3 gene encoding ataxin-7-like protein 3 isoform X1 encodes MKMEEMSLSGLDNSKLEAIAQEIYADLVEDSCLGFCFEVHRAVKCGYFFLDDTDPDSMKDFEIVDQPGLDIFGQVFNQWKSKECVCPNCSRSIAASRFAPHLEKCLGMGRNSSRIANRRIANSNNMNKSESDQEDNDDINDNDWSYGSEKKAKKRKSDKLWYLPFQNPNSPRRSKSLKHKNGFSVCTSASNTLPLLFSSSGELSNSDPFKYSNSTGISYETLGPEELRSLLTTQCGVISEHTKKMCTRSLRCPQHTDEQRRTVRIYFLGPSAVLPEVESSLDNDSFDMTDSQALISRLQWDGSSDLSPSDSGSSKTSENQGWGLGSNSSESRKTKKKKSHLSLVGTASSLGSNKKKKPKPPAPPTPSIYDDIN; translated from the exons atgaaaatggagGAAATGTCTTTGTCTGGCCTGGATAACAGCAAACTAGAG GCCATCGCTCAGGAGATATACGCAGACCTGGTCGAGGATTCTTGTTTGGGATTCTGCTTTGAGGTACATCGGGCGGTCAAGTGTGGCTACTTCTTCCTGGACGACACAGACCCTGATAGCATGAAGGATTTTG AGATCGTGGACCAGCCTGGGCTGGACATCTTTGGACAGGTTTTCAACCAGTGGAAGAGCAAGGAGTGTGTTTGCCCCAATTGCAGCCGCAGCATTGCCGCCTCCCGCTTTGCTCCCCATCTGGAGAAGTGCCTAGGAATGGGTCGGAATAGCAGCCGAATCGCCAACCGCCG GATTGCCAATAGCAACAATATGAACAAATCTGAGAGTGACCAAGAGGACAATGATGACATCAATGACAACGACTGGTCCTATGGCTCAGAGAAGAAAG CCAAGAAGAGAAAATCAGACAAG CTATGGTATCTCCCATTCCAGAACCCCAATTCCCCTCGAAGATCCAAgtctttaaaacacaaaaatg GGTTCTCTGTCTGTACCTCTGCATCAAACacccttccccttcttttttcttcttcagggGAACTTAGCAATTCGGATCCTTTTAAG TATAGCAACTCAACTGGGATCAGCTATGAGACCCTGGGGCCGGAGGAGCTTCGTAGCCTGCTCACTACG CAATGTGGGGTGATTTCTGAACACACCAAGAAGATGTGCACAAG GTCCCTGCGCTGCCCCCAGCACACTGATGAGCAGAGGCGAACTGTGCGGATTTATTTCCTTGGGCCCTCAGC AGTCCTTCCGGAGGTCGAGAGCTCCCTGGATAATGACAGTTTTGACATGACTGACAGCCAGGCCCTGATCAGCCGGCTTCAGTGGGATGGCTCCTCTGATCTCTCACCTTCTGATTCAGGCTCCTCGAAGACGAGTGAAAATCAGGGATGGGGTCTAG GTTCCAACAGCTCTGAGTCACggaaaaccaagaaaaagaaatcccatCTGAGCCTGGTAGGGACTGCCTCCAGCCTGGGctccaacaaaaagaagaagcCAAAGCCACCGGCTCCCCCAACGCCCAGCATCTATGATGACATCAACTGA